Genomic segment of Rhodocaloribacter litoris:
ACGGGCACGGCCAACTTTCAGTCGGCCACCCTGGAGAGCTTCTGGCGCAACGATACCGAGGCGCTCGGCCAGGAACTCGTTCGCCGGCAGGAACTGCTGCTCTATCCGGACACCGTCGAGCGCATCGAGATCGAGCCGGACCCGGCCACCCGCTATATCGGCGTGGCGGCAGACCTGCGCCGGCCGGCCCGGGAAGGATGGCGGCAGATCATCCCGGTCGAACAGCTCCGGAACCGGACCTTCACGATCGAGATCGGCGCCGACCGCATCGCCATCCTGAACCCGTGACGGCCGAAGCCCGGATGCGGATTTGAATACGTGCTTTCTGATGATATCTTTACGAGGTTACTGCGTTCACCCGGCTGGAGGGGCCGGTCCCGCCTCTGGAGGAAGACAGGGCCGCCGGGTTGAGCGACCGCCTTTTTTTCCACGGGTTAGACCGGACCATCACGTCGCATGCCGCAGGATCGGAGACGGGTGGTGTGGTTCGAGGGGATGACGCTCGACCCACACCATTTCCAGCAGTGGGATCGATACTATCACAGCACGCTCAACGCGCGCGTGCGGGCGCTGGCACGCTACGACTGGGGCCTGACGGCGCTGGAGGTGGACCGTGAACGGCTGGCCAACGGGGAGCTGCGGCTCGTCCGGTGCAGCGGCGTCTTGCCGGACGGCCTCGTCTTCGACGTGCCCGACGACGACGAGCCGCCCGTCCCCCGCAACCTGCAGGACTATTTCCCGGCGACGCAGGAACGGCTCGCCGTCTACCTGGCCACCCCGGTCGAGCGGCACGACGGCGGCAACTTCCTGCTGCAGGACGGCGAGGCCCGGCGCGAGACGCGCTACCGGGCCGAGACGATCTCCGTGCCCGATGAGAACACCGGCGCCGACATACGCCCGGTGGAGGTGGCCCGCTCGACGTTCTCGATCCGCTTCGGCGGAGAACCCCTGCAGGCCTACACGACGGTGCAGGTGGCCGCCGTCCGCCGGAGCCCCGACGGAACGTTCGTGCTCGACGAAACCTTCATCCCGACCTGCCTGACCCTCTCCGCTTCGGAACGCCTGCAGGGACTGACCCGCCGCCTGCTGGAGCTGCTGGTGACCAAGAGCGGCTCGTTGATGGAGCGGCACCGGGGGGCCGCCCGGCAGCGCGAGGTGTCCCCGTCGGACGTGCAGGCCCTCGGGTTGCTGGGGGTCGTCAACGGGTTCATTCCCCTGTTGAACCACTACCACACCCACCCCGAGAGCCATCCGGAAGCCCTCTTCAAGACCCTCCTGGCGCTGGCCGGGCAGCTGACGGCCTACCTGCCCGAGGCCGGCGTCAGCCCCCGCCAGCTCCCCACCTACGACCACGGCAACCTGAGCGATTGCTTCAACCGCCTGGACGAACAACTGCGCGGGATGCTGGGCGGGGCCACCCCCACGGCCAATTACGTGCAGGTACCCCTGCAACGACAACGCGAAAACCTGTATACGGCAACGCTCGACGGAGACCTGCTCCAGAAAGCCCAGTTCTTCCTGGTAGCCCGCAGCCCCGAGGTGCCGGAGGAGAAGCTCGTCCGGGAGTTGCCGGTGATGCTGCGCGTGGCCTCGCCCGAGACGATCGAGGCCGTGCTGCGAAGCTACACGCGGGCCCTCGGCGTCGAGCACACGCACCGCCTGCCCTCGGCCCTGCCCGTCGATGCCCAGGCGAACTACTTCCAGTTGCAAAAGCGCGGGCCGTTCTGGGAGGCCATCACCGAAGAGCGCGCCCTTGCCATCTTCGTTCCGGGCGAGTTCAGCCAGGTCGACATGACGCTCGTGGCCGTCCAGTCGTAGCGACCTGCCCGGTGCGGCCGCCCGGGGCCCAAGTCATCCCGAAGGATCATGCAGGAGAAGCATCATGGCCGTCGCTGAAGCCGCCCCCGGTCTGTTGTTCGACGAGACCCGGAACCGCCGCCTGGCGGAGATCTATGCCCCGTGTTTTACCCTGATCTTGCAGTTGCGGGGAAGCCGGGAGTTTGGCGACGCCGACGTGTTGCGGCGCCGCATCAAGGACCTGTTCGACCAGGCCGAACGCGAGGCGATGCGGGCGGGGATCTCGGGAGAGGAGATCCGTAATGCCCGGTTTGCCCTGGTGGCCTTCATCGACGAGACGGTGCTCTCGTCCGACTGGAGCCAGAAGGATCGCTGGGTGGCCCGGCCCCTGCAGCTCGAGCTCTATGAACGGTATGACGCCGGGGAGGTGTTCTTCGACCGCCTCCAGGAGCTGCTGCAACAGCCGGGGGTGCACGCCGAAGTGCTGGAGGTGTACTACCTGTGCATGACGCTCGGCTTCAAGGGCCGCTATCAGCTGCACGAGCAGGAACGGTTGCGCATCCTGATCGAGGAGTGCTTCGCCGCGCTGAACCGGGCGCCGGGGATGCAGGCCGCGCAACTCGCGCCGCACGGCCGCCCGCGGGGGCAGGTCGCCGCCGAGGTGCGGAGCAAGATCCCCGCCTGGGCCATCGCGGCGGCGGCGGCCGGCCTGGCCCTGCTCATCTACATCGGCATGACCTTCTACGTCTCCGGCGTCGCCGACCGTACCGTTCAGACCATCGAGCAGGTGCCGCACCAGACCCCCCCGTGAGGGCACCCCGCGCCCCTGCTCTCCGCCTAACCTCTCGACCCCATGAAGTGGCTCTTGCACATCCTGAAAAACAAGGCCTTCCTGATCACACTCGGGCTGGTGCTGGCCGCCGCCCTGGTTGTCGCCGTCGGAGCCTGGCTGGGCTGGTCGTGGACGGTCCGTCTCGTCGGCATCATCGGCGTGCTGCTGGTGGGGCTCCTGATCATGATGTTCAACCTCCTGCGGGCCAACCGCGGGGCGGATGAGATCGAGCGCTCGATCAAGCGCCAGGCCGAGCAGCAGCTCCTGAGCACCCGGCCGGACCGGCAGGCCGAGATCCGCGAGCTGCAACAGCAGCTGGAACAGGCCATCGAGCGCCTGAAGCAATCGAAACTGGGCCGGGGCAAACGGGGGCGGGCCGCCCTCTATGCCCTCCCCTGGTACATGTTCATCGGACCCCCGGGGGCCGGCAAGACGACCGCCATCGTCAACTCGGGGATGAACTTCCCGCTGGGGACGGATCGCATCCGGGGCGTCGGCGGCACGCGCAACTGTGACTGGTTCTTCACCGACCAGGCCATTCTGCTGGACACGGCCGGCCGCTACATGACCGAGCAGGACGACACCGAGGAGTGGTTCGCCTTCCTCGACACGCTCAAAACACACCGCACCGAGCGCCCCATCAACGGCGTGCTCGTCGGCATCGGCATCGACGAGCTCCTGCAGGCGCGGCCGGATGAGATCGAGTGGCACGCCGACAACATCCGCCGCCGGGTCGACGAGCTCATCGGCCGGCTCGGCGTGCGCTTCCCGGTCTACCTCGTCTTTACGAAGTGTGACCTGCTCCAGGGCTTCGTCGAGTTCTTCGGCGAGCTCTCCCGGCAGGAACGCGAGCAGATCTGGGGCTGCACCCTGACCGACGAACAGCAGGCCAGCCGGGACCTGCAGGCCGTCTTCGAGCACGAGTTCGACCTGCTCGCCGGCGTGCTGATCAACCGGCGAACGGCCCGGCTCAGCCGGCCGATGAAGCGGGAAGAGCGGCAGAAAGTCTATGCCTTCCCCCTCCAGTTCGCCTCCATGCGGGAGAACCTCGCCCATTTCGTCGGGCGCCTGTTCCAGCCGAATCCGTACCAGGAGAGCCCCATCTTCCGGGGCTTCTATTTCACGAGTGGCACCCAGGAGGGCGTGCCGCTGGACCGGGTCATCCAGAACATCGCCCGGCAGTTCGACCTCACGCCGGCCGCCGAGACGGAAGGCTTCTACAGCGAGCCGGAGACGAAGAGCTACTTCCTCCACGACGTCTTTACCGAAGTGGTGGTGCCGGACCAGTTCATGGCCCGCCGGACCACGAAGGCCACGCGCAAGGGAACGATCCGGCGCCTGGGGGTGACGGCAGCCGCCGCGGTGCTGCTGCTGCTCTTCGTGCTGGGCGCCTCGCAGGCGCTCGTGCGCAGCAAGATCAGCCTGGATCAGGCCCGCGACGTCGCCCACGCGGCGGCCGTCCTCCGCTGGGACGACCGCGCCGCCCTCCCCGACAACCTGACCCGGCTCGACCGGCTCCGCCGGGAGGTCGACCGGCTCGGGCGCACCCAGTTGCTGAGCCTGGGGCTGAGCCGCAACGGGACGGTCCGCGAACCCCTCCAGCGTCTCTACCTGGACCAGCTCCGCACCTTCCTGCAACAGTATGCCGTCAACCCGCTCGAAAACCGGATCCGCACGGCAAGCCGGGCCACCGGCATGGAAGCCACCCGGCGCGAAGCCCTCTATGCCGACCTGAAGGCCTACCTGCTGCTGACCCGCGAGGCCCGCCGGCTCGGCGACCGGGACGAGGGGGATGGCTACCGCAACTTTCTCGTCCGTACCCTGAGCGACCTGGCCCTGTCCGCGCCCGAAGTGCAGCAGATCGCCGCCACGAGCGGCGGGGTGCGGGAGCAGGTGGAGCCCCAGATCCGGGCGTTCGTCTCCGCCCTGCGGGAAGACACGCTGCGGGCCTTCGCCGCCGACGAGCGGCTCATCGAGCAGGCCCGGGCGCGCATCTACGAACCCCCCAGCATCCGGGGCGTCTACGAGCGCCTCCGCCTGGAAGGACGGGACAACCTGCCGGCCTTCACCCTCCGGGACGCCGTGCCCGGCCGGTACCTGGACCTCTTCAGCGGCACCCCCGAGGTCTCCGGCTTCTTCACCAAACAGGGCTGGGAAACCTACGTCGCCGACAGGATCGAGGCGGAGAGCCAGGATCCGGCACGCGACGACTGGGTGATGGGGCGCGATCAAAGCCAGCTCCCGGAAGAGATGCAGAACCGGGATCGCATGGCCCGGCAACTCGCCGAACTCTACTTCAACGACTATGCGACCGAGTGGGAACGGTTCCTCCGCGGCGTCCGGATCCGCCCCTTCTCGAACCTGCGGCAGGCGGCCGGTGCCCTCGACGACCTGAGCGATCCGTTCGAGTCGCCCCTGAGTTACCTGCTCGCCCGCGTGACCGAGCAGACCACGTTCGAAGGCGGCACCCTGGAGCAGCTCCAGCAGCAGGCCGGTGAAAACCTGGGGCGGCGTATCGACCGGCAGGTGCGCCGGTTCCTGGGCTCGGAGACCGGGGTCGGCCAGGACGGCCAGCCCGAGCTCCACCCCGTCGACCGGCGCTTCCGGTGGTTGCATGGCCTCGACGTGATGCGGGCCCAGAGTAACGAGGCGGCGCCCGAGTTCTACCGGGTGTTCGAGCACCTGACCACCGTCAGCGCGCGTCTTTCCGACGTGGCCGGGGATCCGGCCCGGGCGGCTGCGCTGGCCGCCGGCGTGCTGTCGCAGGGGGGCGGGGAGCTGGGGCGGGCCGTCGACGAGATCCGGCGCGCCCTGCGGGCCTTCGATGCGGACGTCCGCACGCAACTCTTCATCCAGCCCGTCCTCTACGCCTGGGGCACCGTGCTGGCTTCGGCCCAGCAACACCTCAACGACCGCTGGCGCGAACAGGTCTACGACCCCTTCCAGCGCGCCTTTGCCGGGCAGTTCCCCTTCGACCGGACGAGCACCGTCGATGCGCCGCTGCTGGACGTCGAGCGCTTCTTCGACCCGGCCGGCGGGCCCGTCGCCGT
This window contains:
- the tssJ gene encoding type VI secretion system lipoprotein TssJ, yielding MKRNNLLTVLRVTCWGLALGLLAGCGATRTLSLNVVGTPQLNSAETGNSNAAVVRIYELTGTANFQSATLESFWRNDTEALGQELVRRQELLLYPDTVERIEIEPDPATRYIGVAADLRRPAREGWRQIIPVEQLRNRTFTIEIGADRIAILNP
- the tssK gene encoding type VI secretion system baseplate subunit TssK; this translates as MPQDRRRVVWFEGMTLDPHHFQQWDRYYHSTLNARVRALARYDWGLTALEVDRERLANGELRLVRCSGVLPDGLVFDVPDDDEPPVPRNLQDYFPATQERLAVYLATPVERHDGGNFLLQDGEARRETRYRAETISVPDENTGADIRPVEVARSTFSIRFGGEPLQAYTTVQVAAVRRSPDGTFVLDETFIPTCLTLSASERLQGLTRRLLELLVTKSGSLMERHRGAARQREVSPSDVQALGLLGVVNGFIPLLNHYHTHPESHPEALFKTLLALAGQLTAYLPEAGVSPRQLPTYDHGNLSDCFNRLDEQLRGMLGGATPTANYVQVPLQRQRENLYTATLDGDLLQKAQFFLVARSPEVPEEKLVRELPVMLRVASPETIEAVLRSYTRALGVEHTHRLPSALPVDAQANYFQLQKRGPFWEAITEERALAIFVPGEFSQVDMTLVAVQS
- the icmH gene encoding type IVB secretion system protein IcmH/DotU, which encodes MAVAEAAPGLLFDETRNRRLAEIYAPCFTLILQLRGSREFGDADVLRRRIKDLFDQAEREAMRAGISGEEIRNARFALVAFIDETVLSSDWSQKDRWVARPLQLELYERYDAGEVFFDRLQELLQQPGVHAEVLEVYYLCMTLGFKGRYQLHEQERLRILIEECFAALNRAPGMQAAQLAPHGRPRGQVAAEVRSKIPAWAIAAAAAGLALLIYIGMTFYVSGVADRTVQTIEQVPHQTPP
- the tssM gene encoding type VI secretion system membrane subunit TssM, which encodes MKWLLHILKNKAFLITLGLVLAAALVVAVGAWLGWSWTVRLVGIIGVLLVGLLIMMFNLLRANRGADEIERSIKRQAEQQLLSTRPDRQAEIRELQQQLEQAIERLKQSKLGRGKRGRAALYALPWYMFIGPPGAGKTTAIVNSGMNFPLGTDRIRGVGGTRNCDWFFTDQAILLDTAGRYMTEQDDTEEWFAFLDTLKTHRTERPINGVLVGIGIDELLQARPDEIEWHADNIRRRVDELIGRLGVRFPVYLVFTKCDLLQGFVEFFGELSRQEREQIWGCTLTDEQQASRDLQAVFEHEFDLLAGVLINRRTARLSRPMKREERQKVYAFPLQFASMRENLAHFVGRLFQPNPYQESPIFRGFYFTSGTQEGVPLDRVIQNIARQFDLTPAAETEGFYSEPETKSYFLHDVFTEVVVPDQFMARRTTKATRKGTIRRLGVTAAAAVLLLLFVLGASQALVRSKISLDQARDVAHAAAVLRWDDRAALPDNLTRLDRLRREVDRLGRTQLLSLGLSRNGTVREPLQRLYLDQLRTFLQQYAVNPLENRIRTASRATGMEATRREALYADLKAYLLLTREARRLGDRDEGDGYRNFLVRTLSDLALSAPEVQQIAATSGGVREQVEPQIRAFVSALREDTLRAFAADERLIEQARARIYEPPSIRGVYERLRLEGRDNLPAFTLRDAVPGRYLDLFSGTPEVSGFFTKQGWETYVADRIEAESQDPARDDWVMGRDQSQLPEEMQNRDRMARQLAELYFNDYATEWERFLRGVRIRPFSNLRQAAGALDDLSDPFESPLSYLLARVTEQTTFEGGTLEQLQQQAGENLGRRIDRQVRRFLGSETGVGQDGQPELHPVDRRFRWLHGLDVMRAQSNEAAPEFYRVFEHLTTVSARLSDVAGDPARAAALAAGVLSQGGGELGRAVDEIRRALRAFDADVRTQLFIQPVLYAWGTVLASAQQHLNDRWREQVYDPFQRAFAGQFPFDRTSTVDAPLLDVERFFDPAGGPVAVFVEQELKPFTGRDLERPQTWEGQGLRLSPATLQAIRRAQRIGENLYSGGSMRVAFEMQPDVPERSGNAPIPEQVSIRLLGKEDTYRLGSPFWTAYQWPGEPGVIVRLSTRAGELPPKRYEGEWALFRLLHEAQVRRKPGSSTEYEVRIPFEEPGQYVITARYHLRTRSSANPFDNPSGFFDFRPPERLN